The following nucleotide sequence is from Azospirillum brasilense.
GGGTTCAGGCGGCTGTTGCGGCGGTCGTACGTCAACTCCTGCCCGATCAGCGAGGTCAGGCGCGAGCCCTTCTGGTCCTGAATGTACCGGGAGGCCGAGCTGGGAACGCTGGTGATGTCGGTGTTCTGGAGCTGGTAGTAGACGCGCTGGCGCAGGTTCTCCGTCAGCGGATAGCCCATGCGCAGGGCCATGCCGGTGCTCTTCTCGTCGAAGGAGCTTTCGTCCTGATAGTCGCGGGTGATGCGGAACAGGTCGAAACCGGCGGACAGGTCGCGGTCCAGGAAATAAGGCTCCGTGAAGGAGACGTCGTATTCCTGGCGGCTGCCCGACACGGTGGCGCCGAAGCGCAGATCCTGGCCGCGGCCCAGCAGGTTGCGCTCGCGGATCGAGAAGTCGGCCAGCGGACCGTCCGAGGTCGAGTAGCCGGCGCCGATGGAGATTTCACCGGTGGACTGCTCGGTCACCTCGACGTTCATCACGGTGCGGTCGGGCGCCGAGCCTTCCGCGGTGGTGATGTTGACGCGCTCGAAATAGCCCAGGTCCTTGATGCGCTGCTCGGAACGGCGCAGCTTGGTCGTGCTGAACGGGTCGCCTTCGGACAGCAGCATCTCGCGCCGGACCACCTTGTCCAGCGTGCGGACGTTGCCGGTCACGTCGATGCGCTCCACGAAGACGCGCGGGCCTTCGACGATGTCGTAGACGATGTCGATGGTCTGGTTGTCGCGGTTGCGCGAGATGCGCGGGCGGACGTCCACGAAGGCGTATTGCAGGTCACCGACGGCGTTGGACAGCTTGGTGATGGTGTTCTCCACCTCCTGAGCGTTGTACCAGTCGCCCTCGCGCGTGCTCAGCACGCTGCGCAGCTGCTCCGGGTCCAACGCCTTCAGGGAGGTGCTGATGTCCATCTTGCCGAACTTGTAGCGCTCGCCCTCGTCCACCGTGAAGGTGATGACGAAGTCCTCGCGGTCCGGCGTCAGCTCCGCCACGGCGGAGACGACGCGGAAGTCGGCGTAGCCTTCCTTGAGGTAGTAGCGGCGCAGCAGGTCGCGGTCGTAGTTCAGGCGGTCCGGATCGTAGTTGTCGTCCGACGTCATGAAGCGCCACCAGGCGCTTTCCCGCGTCTGGATCGCCTCGCGCAGCGTCCCGTCGGAGAATTTCTCGTTGCCGATGAAGGTGATGCTGCGCACGCCGGTGCGCACACCCTCGTTGATCTCGAACACCAGATCGACGCGGTTCTGGTCGAGCTGGATGATCTTCGGCTCGACCGTCGCGGCGAAGCGGCCCTGGCGGCGGTAGATGTCCAGGATGCGCTGCACGTCGCTCTGGACACGCGTGCGGGTGTAGACGACGCGGGGACGGAGCTGGATTTCCTTCTCCAGGTTCTCCTTCTCGATGCGCCGGTTCCCCTCGAAGGCGATGCGGTTGATGATGGGGTTTTCCGCCACCTGCACCACCAGCGCGTCGCCGTCGCGCTTCAGCACGACGTCGGCGAACAGGCCCGTGTTGAACAGGGCCTTCAGCGACTGGTCGATGCGGTCGGGATCGAAGGGATCGCCGGGCGCCACCGCGAGGTAGGAGCGGACCGTCGTCGGCTCGATGCGCTGAACGCCTTCCACCCGGATGTCCCGGATGGTGCCGCCCGAGAACATCTGCGCCACCAGCGTCCCATCGCCGAACGCGGCGGATTTCGCCGCGCCCGGTTTGGGCGCGCCCGCCTGGGCCCAGGCTGCGTGGGAAAGGGCAAGAGAAACCGTCGTCATGGCGCAACCGGCCATCAGGCCGAACGCCAGAACCCTGCTCGACACCCGCAAAGCTCGCTCCCTGGCTTTGGGGGCATCCCTCAGGAAATGAGCCCCCTAAAGAAATCCACCACGCGAAGCTGAACAAGATCGTTCCACGTGGCGAAAACCATGAGCGTTAATACCAAAGCAAGCCCGATGCGGAAACCGTATTCTTGCGCTTTAGGTCCGAGAGGACGCCCACGGAGTCCTTCAAGGGCGTAAAACATCAGATGGCCGCCGTCAAGCAGCGGAACCGGAAACAAATTGATCATGCCGAGGTTCACGGACAGGAAGGTCATGAACCAGATCAGCGGATACCAGCCGGATTGCGCGACCTCGCCGGACATCTGGGCGATGCGCAGCGGTCCGCCCAGCTCCTCGGTGCCGCGCGAACCCTCGATCATCTGTCCCAGCGCCACGAAGGTGCCGGAGACCATGCCGACGACCTCCCGTCCCGCCTGCCACAGCGCGGTCAGCGGGTCGTGGCGCTTCGTCTCCGCCCCGCCGCGCATGATGCCGAGCTGGCCGATGCGGTGGGTGTTGCCGAGTCGGTCGGTGACCTCGCGCACGTCCGGAGTCGCCGTCAGGTTGACCGAGCGCCCGTCGCGCTGCACCACCATCTCCAGCGGCGCCCCCGGCTGCATGGAGACGATCTGCCGGATTTCCTCGAATCGCTGAATGCCGCTGCCGTTGATCGAGACGATCAGGTCGCCGGGCTGCAGCCCGGCGCGCTCCGCGGCGCTGCCCGGCTGCACGCCGCCGACGTCCGGCGGGGTGAAGGACTGGCCGGCGGTGGCGAAGAGGATGGTCAGGGCGACGATGGCGAACAGGAAATTCGCGATGGGTCCCGCCGCCACGATGGCCGCTCGCTGTCCGAGCCGCTTGTGGTGGAAGGAGACCGCCTGCTCCTCGGCGCTCATGCTCTGCGTGTGGGCGCCGGGCGTGCTCGCCGGGTCGGCGTCGCCGAACATCTTCACATAGCCGCCGAGAGGGATCGCGCTGAACTTCCAGCGCGTTCCCGAGCGGTCGGTCCAGCCGAACAGCTCAGGCCCGAAACCGATGGAGAAGACCTCGATCCGCACGCCGTTGCGGCGCGCCACGAGGTAGTGACCGAGTTCGTGCACAAACACGAGCACGGTGAGGACCAGCAGAAAAGACAGAAGCGTGGTCCCGAAGCCGCCCATGACGTCCATCACATCCTTTTGCATCCCGGAGCGGTTCCTTCGCGGTCCGCGCCCGGAAAAAGACTCAGCGTGCCAGGGCCGCGACCCGGTCGGCCGCCACGCGGCGCGCCTCGGCGTCGGTGTCGCGCACCGCGCCAAGGTCGCGGAGCGGCCGGTGCGGCAGCGTGCCCAACACCCCCTCGACGATCCGTTCGATGTCGAGAAAGCCGATCCGGCGGTCGAGAAACGCCTGCACGGCCACCTCGTTGGCGGCACTGAGAATAGTAGGAGCGCCCCCACCGCTTTGCAAGGCGGCCCGGGCGAGCCTCAGGGCCGGGAATCGGTCGGGGTCCGGCGCCTCGAAGGTCAAGGTTGCGGCCTTGACGAGGTCCAACCGTTCGGCGGGCGTCGGGATGCGCGCCGGCCAGCCGAGCGCGTAGGCGATCGGCGTGCGCATGTCCGGCGTGCCGAGCTGCGCCAGGACCGAGCCGTCCACATACTCGACGAGCGAATGCACGACCGATTGGGGGTGGACCAGCACGTCGATCTTCTCCTCGGGAACACCGAAGAGGAAATGCGCCTCAATGATCTCCAGCCCCTTGTTCATCATGGTGGCGCTGTCGATGGAGATCTTGGCGCCCATCTCCCAGGTCGGGTGGGCGACCGCCTGCTCGCGCGTCGCCGTGGCCATGAAGGCGCGGTCCTTCGTCCGGAAGGGGCCGCCGGAAGCCGTCAGGATCAGGCGCTGGACGCTGTCCAGCCGGTCGAAGTCGAAGACTTGGTAGATCGCCGAATGCTCGCTGTCGACCGGCAGCAGGTTGGCGCCGTGGCGGCGCACCTCCTCCATCATCAGGGCGCCGGCGCAGACCAGCACCTCCTTGTTGGCGAAGGCGACGCAGGCGCCGCGGCGCACGGCGGCCAGCGTGGGCTCCAGCCCGGCGGCGCCGACGATGGCGGCCATCACCCATTCGGCGGGACGCTCCGCGGCCTCGGCCACCGCCTGGGGGCCGGCGGCGGCCTCCACGCCGGTACCGGCCAGCGCCTCCTTGAGGTCGGCGTAGGCGGCGGGGTCGGCGACCACGGCCAGCTTCGGGCGGAGTTGCCGCGCCTGCTCGGCGAGGAGGGCAACGTTGCGGTTGGCGGTCAGCGCCTCCACCGGGAAGCGCTCCGGATCGCGGGCGACGAGGTCCACCGTCTGCGTGCCGACCGATCCGGTCGAACCGAAGAT
It contains:
- the bamA gene encoding outer membrane protein assembly factor BamA, with amino-acid sequence MRVSSRVLAFGLMAGCAMTTVSLALSHAAWAQAGAPKPGAAKSAAFGDGTLVAQMFSGGTIRDIRVEGVQRIEPTTVRSYLAVAPGDPFDPDRIDQSLKALFNTGLFADVVLKRDGDALVVQVAENPIINRIAFEGNRRIEKENLEKEIQLRPRVVYTRTRVQSDVQRILDIYRRQGRFAATVEPKIIQLDQNRVDLVFEINEGVRTGVRSITFIGNEKFSDGTLREAIQTRESAWWRFMTSDDNYDPDRLNYDRDLLRRYYLKEGYADFRVVSAVAELTPDREDFVITFTVDEGERYKFGKMDISTSLKALDPEQLRSVLSTREGDWYNAQEVENTITKLSNAVGDLQYAFVDVRPRISRNRDNQTIDIVYDIVEGPRVFVERIDVTGNVRTLDKVVRREMLLSEGDPFSTTKLRRSEQRIKDLGYFERVNITTAEGSAPDRTVMNVEVTEQSTGEISIGAGYSTSDGPLADFSIRERNLLGRGQDLRFGATVSGSRQEYDVSFTEPYFLDRDLSAGFDLFRITRDYQDESSFDEKSTGMALRMGYPLTENLRQRVYYQLQNTDITSVPSSASRYIQDQKGSRLTSLIGQELTYDRRNSRLNPTEGYYIRLTNDLAGLGGDARFLRNRLGAGYYLPLFDESWVVSATGEVGYIVGIGDDGIALSDRFFIGGDTLRGFNTAGIGPRDLRTGDALGGTRYYRGSVEMTFPVGLPEEFGLKGHAFTDVGTLGKVDINDPLVPDDESVRLSVGTGLSWRSPFGPIRLDFAVPILKEDYDKKEIFRFSFGTRF
- the rseP gene encoding RIP metalloprotease RseP, which produces MDVMGGFGTTLLSFLLVLTVLVFVHELGHYLVARRNGVRIEVFSIGFGPELFGWTDRSGTRWKFSAIPLGGYVKMFGDADPASTPGAHTQSMSAEEQAVSFHHKRLGQRAAIVAAGPIANFLFAIVALTILFATAGQSFTPPDVGGVQPGSAAERAGLQPGDLIVSINGSGIQRFEEIRQIVSMQPGAPLEMVVQRDGRSVNLTATPDVREVTDRLGNTHRIGQLGIMRGGAETKRHDPLTALWQAGREVVGMVSGTFVALGQMIEGSRGTEELGGPLRIAQMSGEVAQSGWYPLIWFMTFLSVNLGMINLFPVPLLDGGHLMFYALEGLRGRPLGPKAQEYGFRIGLALVLTLMVFATWNDLVQLRVVDFFRGLIS
- a CDS encoding 1-deoxy-D-xylulose-5-phosphate reductoisomerase, with amino-acid sequence MVVKAEEAGNAPRRVTIFGSTGSVGTQTVDLVARDPERFPVEALTANRNVALLAEQARQLRPKLAVVADPAAYADLKEALAGTGVEAAAGPQAVAEAAERPAEWVMAAIVGAAGLEPTLAAVRRGACVAFANKEVLVCAGALMMEEVRRHGANLLPVDSEHSAIYQVFDFDRLDSVQRLILTASGGPFRTKDRAFMATATREQAVAHPTWEMGAKISIDSATMMNKGLEIIEAHFLFGVPEEKIDVLVHPQSVVHSLVEYVDGSVLAQLGTPDMRTPIAYALGWPARIPTPAERLDLVKAATLTFEAPDPDRFPALRLARAALQSGGGAPTILSAANEVAVQAFLDRRIGFLDIERIVEGVLGTLPHRPLRDLGAVRDTDAEARRVAADRVAALAR